The genomic DNA TCTCTGATGAAATCGAAGATTGGATTATTGCAGAATTTAGCAAAGCAGGATTAGATACTGCGAAAAGTATTCTTGAACAAGATGTTGAAGATTTAGTAAAAAGAACAGACCTAGAAGAGGAAACAATTCTAGATGTTATTAGAATTCTTAAAGAAGAATTCGAAGATTAATATATATTTGAAGTAAATTAAAAGAGTAAGGCAACATTTATGGCTGAAACTATTAGATTAAATAAAGTACTACGTGAGCTTAATATCTCTCTAGATCGTGCTGTAGAATTCTTGGATTCTAAAGGTGTCGAAATAGAGAAGCGCCCGACTACAAAAATTTCTGAAGCAACCTATAAGATTCTTTCAGATGAGTTTGAGACGGATGCTAGTAAGAAAATGAAATCACAAGCAGTAAGTGAAGCCAAGCTCAAAGAAAAAGAAGACTTGCGTCTTCAGCGTGAAAAAGAGATAGAAGAAAAGCAAAAAGCCGAAGAAGCTAAAGCTGCTGCAATAGCTAAAGAAAAAGAATTAGCTAGAGAAAAGGAGCTAGAAAAAGCAAAAGAAAAAGAAAAAGAAGCAGTTGTTAAAGCAACTAAAACTTTAGCTGGGCCAAAGCAAGTAGGTAAAATTGATTTAGAAGATAAAAGAAAGTCTTCAAAGCCAAAGCCAGTAAAAAAGGAAGAGGTGAAAAAATCACAACCAACGACTTCTAAAAAAGAAGAGCCTAAAAAAGAAGATAAAAAACCACTGCAAACAAAAAAGCCAGAAGCTAAACCGGTTAAAAAAGAAGCTGATAAACCAGCAGAAAAAGCTAAACCAGAAGCTAATGAGCCAGGGACTGTAGAAACCCAATATCAAAAACTATCAGGGCCAAAAATTGCAGGAGAAAAAATTGATTTATCTCAATTTAATAAACCTAAAAAGAAAAAAGAAGACCCTAAAAAGTCAGACGATAACAATAAAAGAAAACGTCGTCGTATCTCTAAACCAGGAGATAATAAATCTAATTCTGGAGGAAACAATAGAGGAGGAAACGATAGACACCGTGGTAAAAAAGGTGGCGGACGTAGAAATATTGTAAAAGAAGAGCCTAGTGAAGAAGATGTAAAAAAACAAGTAAGAGAAACGCTTGAAAAATTACAAGGTAAATCTAACAAAGGAAAAGGCGCTAAATATAGAAGAGATAAAAGAGATCAACACAGAGAACAAACTGAAATTGATCAACAAATTGAAGCAGCAGAAAGTAAAATACTTAAAGTGACAGAGTTTGTTACAGCAAGTGAAGTTGCAACCATGATGGATGTTAGTGTAACGCAAATTATCTCAGCATGTATGTCTTTAGGTATGATGGTTACAATGAACCAGCGTTTAGATGCCGAAACACTTTCTATAGTTGCTGAAGAGTTTGGTTATAAAGTAGAGTTTGTTACTGCAGATATTGAAGAGTCAATAACAGAAGTTGAAGATAATCCAGAAGATTTAATTGAACGTGCTCCTATTGTTACAGTAATGGGTCACGTAGATCACGGTAAAACATCTTTACTAGATTATATACGTAAAGAAAATGTAATTGCAGGAGAATCTGGAGGTATAACACAGCATATTGGTGCTTATGGAGTACAATTAGATAACGGACAAAAAATTGCATTTTTAGATACACCAGGTCACGAAGCCTTTACAGCCATGCGTGCACGTGGTGCTCAAGTAACAGATATAGCAATTATTGTTGCAGCAGCAGATGATGATATCATGCCGCAAACAAAAGAAGCAATTTCTCACGCACAAGCTGCAGGAGTACCAATTGTTTTTGCTATAAATAAAATAGATAAGCCAGATGCTAACCCAGAAAAAATAAAAGAAGGATTAGCAAACATGAACTTATTAGTTGAAGATTGGGGTGGTAAAATACAATCGCACGATATATCAGCAAAAATGGGAACTGGTGTAAAAGATTTATTAGAGAAAGTATTGCTTGAAGCAGAATTATTAGAACTTAAAGCAAACCCTAATAAACCAGCTGTTGGTACAGTAGTAGAAGCATTCTTAGATAAAGGTCGTGGATATGTCTCTACAATATTAGTACAAGCAGGAACATTAAAAATAGGAGATTACGTACTCGCAGGAAAAAATAGTGGTAAAATTAAAGCCATGCATGATGAACGTGGAAACGATGTAGCCGAAGCAGGACCATCAACACCAGTTTCAATATTAGGTTTAGATGGCGCGCCACAAGCAGGAGATAAATTTAATGTCTTTGCAGATGAGCGTGAAGCCAAGCAAATTGCAACTAAAAGAGCACAATTACAACGTGAGCAATCTGTTAGAACACAACGTCATATTACATTAGATGAAATTGGTCGTCGTATTGCATTAGGAGATTTCCAAGAGCTTAATATTATATTAAAAGGTGATGTTGATGGTTCGGTAGAAGCGTTAACAGACTCTTTCCAAAAATTATCTACTGAAGAAATTCATGTAAATATTATTCATAAAGGCGTTGGAGCAATTACAGAAAGTGATGTATTGTTAGCAACAGCATCAGATGCTATTATTATAGGATTTAATGTACGTCCAGTTGGAAACGCGAGACAAGTTGCAGATACCGAAGAAATCGATATCAGAACATACTCTATAATCTACGATGCTATTAACGATCTTAAAGACGCTATGGAAGGTATGTTATCTCCAGAAGTTAAAGAAGAAGTTACTGGGACAGCAGAGATTAGAGAAATGTTTAAAGTCTCTAAGGTTGGTACAATTGCTGGTTGTATGGTAATGAATGGTAAAATTTACCGTAACTCTAAAATACGCTTAATACGTGATGGTGTGGTAGTTTATACTGGAGAATTAGCATCATTAAAACGTTTTAAAGATGATGTTAAAGAAGTTGGTAAAGGTTACGATTGTGGTATGCAAATTAAAAACTATAACGACATTAAGGAAGGTGATGTTATAGAAGCATTCCATGAAGTAGAAGTAAAAAAGAAGTTAAAATAAAGTGATTAAAATATAGTTTTAAAAACTTATTAATATAAAAAAGCCGTTTTCAAATCAATTGAAAACGGCTTTTTAATTTTAATTTTTTGTTCTAAATTAATCCTTCTTTTTAGGTTTAAATATAAAAGAACCAGTAGGGAATTTCTTTTTAATTTTCATTAAAGCACGATCTGCTTCTAAGCGTGTTCTAAAATTTCCAACCCATACTTTATAATTAGGTGTTTCATAAACCAAACTTGATGGCCAAGAGTTAAAAGAGCTGTCAAAACTGTTTTCCATGCTTTCAGCACGTTCTCGACTGCCAGAAAATATTTGAATTTTATAACGGTTTGTATCGTTATCTTCTGTGTTTATTTCCTTTTTTAATTTTAATAAATTAGAAATTTCTTCATCTTGAGAAATGTCTAAAGAGCCATTTTGCGCGTTGCTAACAGAATAAATGCCAGCAGTTAAAAGTAAAAACAAGCTAATTTTTTTAGTCGAAATAATCTTCATTTTTTTAGTTCTATTTATTACAAATGTAAAAGTTATAAACGAAATCAAATACTTTTTCTTATTTAGAATTTCTCTAAATTAGGAATTAAGACTTCTTTAAGATTTCTAAAATGGACTTTAAGTATTACTTTTGCCTAAGTTTTTTATAACTGTATTTTTAAAGTATAGATGAAAAAATCATACCAAAGTTTAGAAGTAAATTCAATCAACAATATGAAACAGGTGATTCACCGCAAATTAGGCGTTAATATTCTTCAGTTAAGCTTAATTTTTATACTAGCGTTTTCTACTTCCCTTTCAGCTCAAGATGGCGATGCTGCTGCTGGAAAGGCGTTATTTAATGCAAATTGTGCTTCATGCCACAAATTAGATAAGAAAATGACAGGTCCTGCATTAAGAAATGTAGAGGCTCGATTAGAAGAAGAGCAAGGTTTAGATAGAGCATGGCTTTATGCTTGGATAAAAAACAGTGCAGGAATGATTAAGTCTGGTGATGCTTATGCTAACAAGATTTATAAAGAGTACAACGGTACTGCAATGACTGCTTTTCCTCAATTATCAGATTCAGATATTGACAATATATTAGCTTACACAGCTGAAGAAAAAGCGGCTCCGGCGGTTACACCTGGTGTAGTTGGAGGTGTTGACTCAAACCCTTCAAACGATGGTGCTTCAAATACTTTAATTTTAGGTGCTTTAGCATTATTGTTCGCTTTATTAGCAATAGCGTTAGTTTTAGTTAATAAAACGTTACGCCGTTTTGCAAATGAAAAAGGTGTGGAGTTGGAAACTAAGTCTTCAAGAAAACCACTTTGGAAAGCTTTTGTTGAAAATCAATTTTTGGTTTTAGTTACAGCGATTTTCTTTTTGTTAGCTGCAGGTTATTTTGTGTATGGTTACTTTATGCAGGTTGGTGTAAATCAAGGTTACGAGCCAGTACAAGAAATACACTATTCGCATAGAATTCACGCAGGTGATAATGGTATCGATTGTAAATACTGTCACTCATCGGCTAGAGTTAGTAAAACTTCAGGGATTCCGTCTTTAAATGTTTGTATGAACTGTCATAAGTCTATTTATGAAGTCGCTGAATCTACAGCTACAGAAGAGTATAGCAAAGCGTTTTATGATGGCGAAATCAAAAAATTATATGCGGCAGTTGGTTGGGATGATGCAAATCAAAAATATACAGGTGAAACCAAACCGGTAAAATGGACGAGAATTCACAATTTGCCAGATTTCGCATATTTTAATCACTCACAACACGTTTCTGTAGCAGGCGTTGAATGTCAAACATGTCACGGTCCAGTTGAAGAAATGGAAATTATGTACCAATATGCTCCATTAACAATGGGTTGGTGTATTAATTGTCACAGAGAAACAAACGTAAAAGTTAAAGATAACGAGTACTATACTAAAATTCACGAGCAATTATCTAAAAAATACGGTGTTGAAGAATTAACAGCAGCGCAAATGGGTGGTTTAGAATGTGGAAAATGTCATTATTAAAAGCATAGTATTTTAATAATTCCTATAACACTGGGACTCTCGATTAAGAGAGAATAGATGTTACACATAGCGAAGCAATGTGTTTAAACGAAATAAGAAATAAATTAAGAAGTAATTCAATTATATAATATGTCATCAAACAAGAAATACTGGAAAAGTGTTGAGGAGCTAAAAGATAGCTCTATTGTTGAGACGCTAAAACAAAACGAATTTGTAAATGAAATTCCTACTGATGAGTTTCTTGGAGACAAGGAAACATTAGAGTCTTCATCTACAACGCGTCGTGATTTCTTAAAATATGTTGGTTTTAGTACAGCTGCAGCTTCTTTAGCTGCTTGTGAAGGACCAGTAATTAAATCAATCCCTTATGTAGTACAGCCAGACTCTATAATCCCTGGTGTTGCTAATTATTATGCAACTACAATTGCAGATGGTTTTGATTTTGCAAGTGTTTTAGTTAAAACTCGAGAAGGTCGTCCAATTAAAATTGAAAACAATAATCTTGGAGCTACAGATGGTGGCGCAAATGCAAGAGTTAATGCATCAGTTTTAGGATTGTATGATAGTTTAAGAGTAAAGAACCCTATGAAAGGCGATGCAGCTATTTCTTGGTCTACTTTTACTTCTGAAACAACTCAAAAATTAAACGCTTTAAGAGATAGTGGAAAACAAATAGTATTATTAACACAAACTTTTGCAAGTCCATCAACGTCTAAGTTGATTTCTGAATTTAAAGAAAAATATGGAAATGTAAATCATGTGATTTATGATGCAGTTTCAGAATCTGCTGCTTTAGATGCGTTTCAAGCAAAATATAATGAAAGAGGCTTAGCTGATTATGATTTTTCTTTAGCATCAACAATTGTTGGTTTTGGAGCAGATTTCCTAGGAGATTGGCAAGGTGGAGGTTTTGATACAGGATACTCTCAAGGACGTGTTCCTAAAAAAGGAAAAATGTCTCGTCATATTCAGTTCGAATCTAACATGTCTCTTGCAGGAGCAAACGCAGATAAGCGTATTCCTTTAACACCAAATCAACAAAAACTTGCTTTAGCTAAATTACATAGCTTAATAGTTTCAGGTAGTACTTTTTCAGGAAGTTTACCTGCTCATATTGAAAAAGCAGTTGTAAATGCAGCAAATGAATTAAGAGTTGCAGAGAGTGCTGGTGTTGTTATTACTGGATTACAGGATATAAACGCACAAACAGTAGTTTTAGAGATTAACGAAGCTCTTAGTAGTAAGGCTTTTAATCCTAAAAAACCAATTAAAACAAGACAAGGAAATGATAAAGAAGTAATGACTTTAGTTGCCAATATGAAAGCAGGTAAAGTAGGAGCTATTATCATGAGTGGTGTAAACCCATTATATACATTACCAAACGCTTCAGATTTTGCTAAAGGATTGAAAAATACAGAGCTATCTGTTGCCTTTTCAATGAAAGCAGATGAGACAGCTTTAGTGTCACAATATATCGCTGCTGCACCTCACTATTTAGAAAGTTGGGGAGATGTAGAATTAAAGAAAGGTCATTTTGGTTTAATACAACCAACTATTCGTCCTTTATTTGATACTAAACAATTTCAAGAGGCATTATTATTATGGAATGGAAATACTGAAAAGTATAGCGATTACGTAAAAAATGTATGGAATACTTCTATTTTAGGTGGAGCTTCATTTAATCAAGCATTACACGATGGGTCTTTTATTTCTAAAACATCTGGAGATGTAGTAGAAGAAACTTCTGAAGTTTCTGAAGACAATATGGAGATACCAGCTGGAAATGCAGCTAGAGCTTTAGCAGCTAGCGCAACATCTAAAGGCATGGAGTTGACATTGTATACCAAAACAGGTATGGGTGATGGTCAACAAGCAAATAATCCATGGTTACAAGAGTTTCCAGATCCTATTACTAGAACATCTTGGGATAACTATTTAACAATTTCTGCAAAAGATGCTCAAAGACTAGAAATAGTTAATGAAAATGATGCAACAGGAGCATTAAATGGAAGTTATGCCGAAGTTACTGTTAATGGAACCAAGTTAACAGTGCCAGTAATTATTCAACCAGGTCAAGCTGCAGGTTCTGTAGGTTTAGCATTTGGTTATGGTAGAACGGCCGGTTTAAAAGAAGAAATGCAAACTGGTAAAAATGCTTACGCATTATATCAGAACTTTAAAAACATTCAGGAAGTTACAGTTAAAAAAGCAGCAGGTATGCATGAATTTGCATGTGTGCAGTTGCAAAACACTTTAATGGGTCGTGGAGACATTATTAAAGAAACTACTTTAGAGATTTTTAATACTAAGGACAAAAGCGCTTGGAATGCTGTTCCAATGGTATCTTTAAATCATGAAGAAACTCCAGTAACTTCACCAGATGTAGATTTATGGGATGAGTTTGATCGTTCAGTAGGACATCACTTTAACCTTTCTATAGACTTAAATGCTTGTACAGGTTGTGGAGCATGTGTAATAGCATGTCACGCAGAAAACAACGTACCGGTAGTTGGTAAAGAAGAAATTCGTCGTAGCCGTGATATGCACTGGTTACGTATTGATAGATACTATTCTTCAGAAGAAACTTTCGAGCAAGACGATGCTAAAAAAGAAGGATTTTCAGGATTATTTGGAGATAATGGTTCTTTAGGAGGATTTGGTGAACTTGAAGCAGCATCAGATAATCCACAAGTAGCATTCCAACCAGTAATGTGTCAGCATTGTAATCATGCACCTTGTGAAACTGTATGTCCTGTAGCGGCTACATCACATGGCCGTCAAGGTCAAAACCACATGGCATATAACCGTTGTGTAGGTACTAGATATTGTGCAAATAACTGTCCTTATAAAGTACGTAGATTCAACTGGTTCTTATACAATGGTAATGATGAGTTTGATTACTTTATGAATGATGACCTTGGAAGAATGGTTATTAACCCAGATGTAACAGTACGTTCTCGTGGTGTCATGGAAAAATGTTCTATGTGTATACAATTGACACAGAAAACTATACTTGATGCTAAACGTGAAGGACGTGAGATTAGAGATGGTGAATTCAAAACAGCTTGTTCTGCAGCTTGTACTAGTGGAGCAATGGTATTTGGAGATATTAACGATAAAAATAGTAAAGTTGCAAAACTTTTAAAAGACGATCGTATGTATCACTTATTAGAAAGTGTTGGTACTAAACCTAATGTTCAGTATCATACTAAAGTGAGAAACACGAAAGCATAAAAAGAATTAATTAACGAACAATTATAAAAGGATTATGGCGTCTCATTACGAAGCACCTATTAGAAGACCTTTAGTTACAGGCGAAAAATCGTATCACGATGTAACTGTCGATATCGCAGCTCCTGTTGAAGGGAAAGCAAATAAACAATGGTGGATTGTTTTTTCAATCGCATTAGTAGCTTTTCTTTGGGGAATTGGTTGTATTATTTATACAGTATCAACAGGTATTGGAACTTGGGGATTAAACAAGACCGTTGGATGGGCTTGGGATATTACTAACTTTGTTTGGTGGGTTGGTATTGGTCACGCAGGAACATTAATTTCTGCAGTACTTTTACTTTTCCGTCAAAAATGGAGAATGGCAATTAACCGTTCTGCAGAGGCAATGACAATTTTCTCAGTAGTTCAAGCTGGATTATTCCCAATTATTCACATGGGTCGTCCATGGTTAGCATATTGGGTTCTACCTATACCAAACCAATTTGGTTCATTATGGGTAAACTTTAACTCTCCGCTACTTTGGGATGTATTTGCAATTTCAACATATTTATCTGTATCATTAGTATTCTGGTGGACAGGTTTATTGCCAGATTTTGCAATGCTTAGAGATAGAGCAATTAAACCATTTCAAAAGAAAATTTATTCATTATTAAGTTTTGGTTGGACAGGTCGTGCTAAAGATTGGCAACGTTTTGAAGAAGTATCATTAGTATTAGCAGGTTTAGCAACACCATTAGTACTTTCTGTACATACCATTGTATCTTTTGACTTCGCAACATCTGTAATACCAGGATGGCATACTACAATTTTCCCACCTTACTTCGTAGCAGGTGCTATTTTCTCTGGTTTTGCCATGGTAAATACACTCTTAATTATAATGAGAAAGGTATGTAATCTTGAAGATTACATTACAGTTCAGCATATAGAATTAATGAATATTGTAATCATGATTACCGGTTCTATAGTTGGTGTAGCATATATTACTGAGTTATTTGTAGCTTGGTACTCTGGTGTAGAATTCGAGCAATATGCATTCTTAAATAGAGCAACAGGACCTTATTGGTGGGCATATTGGGCAATGATGTCTTGTAACGTGTTTTCACCTCAATTTATGTGGTTCAAAAAATTACGAACAAGTATTATGTTCTCTTTTATAATTTCTATTGTTGTAAATATAGGAATGTGGTTTGAACGTTTTGTAATTATTGTAACATCATTACATAGAGATTATTTACCATCATCATGGACAATGTTCTCTCCAACGTTTGTAGATATTGGTATATTTATAGGAACAATAGGATTTTTCTTTGTATTATTCTTATTATATTCTAGAACATTCCCTGTAATTGCACAAGCCGAAGTAAAAACAATCTTAAAATCTTCTGGACAACGTTATAAAAACATTAGAGAAAGAGGAGATAGTTTAATGGGAACAGGTTCAGACGAAAGAACTTCTGTATATGCATTAAAAGAAGATACAACACTTACTCCAACATTCGCGAAAGATGATACTAAAGTAAATAATTTACTTGAAGGTATTGGAACATTTGATCCAGCAACTCAAACGGCAGATGACTTAAAAGTAATTAATGGTATTGGTCCAAAAATGGAAGAAACATTAAATAGTATCGGTATTTTTACTTTTGCACAAGTAAGTAAAATGACAAATAGAGAATATACATTGTTAGATGAAATTACAGGTTCTTTTCCAGGTAGAGCAGAACGTGATGATTGGTCTGGACAAGCTAAAAAATTAATAAACTAAAAGTAGCATATGGAAACTTCAAAAGTAATTCACGCTATTTATAACGATGATGATGTTTTAATGGCAGCTGTAAAATCAGTAAAAGCAAAAAAACATCACATTGAAGAAATATATACGCCTTTTCCTGTTCACGGGCTAGACAAGGCTATGGGATTAGCGCCAACAAGAATAGCAATCGCATCATTTTTATACGGTTGTGTAGGTATAACAGTTGCCACTGTAATGATGAATTTTATCATGATTGAAGACTGGCCACAAAACATTGGTGGAAAACCAAGTTTTAGTTACTTAGAAAATATGCCTGCATTCGTTCCTATTATGTTCGAATTAACAGTATTCTTTGCAGCTCACTTAATGGTAATTACGTTTTACTTACGTAGTAGAATGTGGCCATTTAAAAAAGCCGAAAATCCAGATCCAAGAACAACAGATGATCATTTCTTAATGGAAATACCGGTTCACGGAAACGAAAAAGAATTGCACGATTTATTATCACAAACTGGTGCAGTGGAAATTAATATAATAGATAACGCGCATTAATTTTATACAATGAAGAGCATTATTAAAATATCAATATTAGCATTAGTAGTAGTGTCTATTGTAGCTTGTAAAAAAGATTCAAGACCTAATTACGAATACATGCCTAATATGTACGAGTCATTAGCTTACGAAACATATCAAGAATCTGATGCTTTTGCAAATGGTGTTGAAGCACAATTGCCAGCAGAAGGAACCATATCAAGAGGTTATACACCTTTTGATATAGAGAATACAACAGAAGGTTATAACCTAGCCAAAGATTCATTACAAATGAAACTTGATTCTACAAAAGTAGATTACGAAAAAGGAGGACCTTTATATGCAGTATACTGTGCAATTTGCCATGGTAATAAAGGTAACGGTCAAGGTAAACTTGTAAAAAGAGAAAAAATTCTTGGAGTACCTAGTTATGATGATGCTGGTAGAGCAATAACTGCAGGATCAGTTTATCATACAATATACTACGGTAAAAATACAATGGGTTCTTATGCAAACCAACTTAACGAAGAAGAGCGTTGGCAAGTTGTTGCGTATGTATTGAAATTGAAAGCAGAATTAGAAAAATAAGATTTAGTTAAAGATTATATAATGGAATACAAAATTTCAAATAGACTAAGATTAACTGCAATCATACTAATGGTCGTTGGAGCATTAGGTGTAGGTTATAGTTTTCTATCATCTCACGTAACATTTGAGGAAGTTGAAACAATGTTAGCAAACGAATCTCATCACGGAGATGGACATGGTGAAACTACTACAGATCATACTGTAAAAGAAACTCATGATATTGCAGAAGGAACTCACGATACTCATAAAACTGAAGCACATTCAGATAGTCATGATAGCGTAGATGAACACACAAAACATGTAAATCACGTAATGCATGCAATGCACAATAGACCATGGTCTGCATTTTATATTGCTGCATTTTTCTTTATGATGATATCATTAGGTGTATTAGCTTTTTATGCAATACAATATGCTGCACAAGCAGGTTGGTCTCCTTTATTATTAAGAGTAATGGAAGGTATTACAGCTTATCTACTTCCAGGAGCACTAATTGTATTATTAATAGCTGTTGCTTCTGGTACAATTGGACATTATAATATTTTCGTCTGGATGGATCCAGATGTTGTAGCTCATGATAAATTAATTCAAGGAAAAACAGGTTGGTTAAATACTTGGGGATTTGCAATTAGAGGTTTAGTATTTATTGCTGGATGGTCTCTATATAGATACTTTTCTAGAAAATTCTCTATCGCACAAGACAAAGCAAACGATAACAAGAACTTTAAAAAGACTTTTCGTATTTCAGCTGCATTTTTAGTATTCTTTATTTATACTGAATCAATGATGTCTTGGGATTGGATTATGAGTGTAGACCCACACTGGTTCTCTACATTATTCGGATGGTATGTATTTGCAGGTATGATGGTTTGCGGTGTTACTACTATAGCTTTAATAACACTTTACTTAAAAGGAAAAGGATTATTGCCAAAAGTTAATGATAGCCATTTACATGATTTAGCAAAATTCATGTTTGGATTTAGTATCTTCTGGACATATTTATGGTTCTCTCAATTTATGTTAATTTGGTATTCAAATATTCCAGAAGAAGTTACATATTTTGTAACCAGAATCGAAGATTATAAATTACCTTTCTTTGGAATGATTGCTATGAATTTCTTATTCCCATTATTACTATTAATGAACAGTGATTATAAGCGTATACCATGGTTTGTTGTAATGACAGGTGTAATGATATTAGCAGGTCATTATATAGATGTATTTAACATGATTATGCCAGCTACAGTTGGTGACCAATGGTATATTGGTATTCCAGAAATTTGTTCAATGTTATTCTTTGCAGGATTATTTATTTTTATTGTCTTTACAGCACTTACCAAAGCGCCATTAGAGCCAACAAGAAATCCTTTTGTAAAAGAAAGCGAACATTTCCATTATTAATAACACATTCAATAAAGAAGAACGACAACAATGACGGCTTTATTATCAATTTTAGTTTTAGTATTCATACTAGTTGCAATCTGGCAAATGGTTAAAATATTTGATTTAACTCAAACAGTTTCAGCTGGTGGAAATAATCAAATAGCAAACGATAAAGACAATAGAATTAATGGTTACTTAATGTTAGGTTTTTTAATCTTCATTTATGTAATTACTATTATGTGTTTTGCTATGTATGGAGATTTACCATTAATGTCCAACTCTGCTTCAGCTCATGGACCAGATATAGATAGCTTAATGATTATCTCTATGATAGTTATCTTTTTTGTACAAACTATAACACAGTTTTTACTTCACTACTTTGCATTTAAATACAAAGGAGAGAAAGGAAAAAAAGCTCTTTTTTATGCAGATAACAATAAATTAGAAGCAATTTGGACTATAATTCCTGTTATTGTATTAGCAGGATTAATTATAAAAGGTTTATTTACTTGGACTACAATAATGAATGTAAGTACAGAAAATGATCCTCTAGTAATAGAACTTTATGCTCAACAATTTAATTGGAAAGCACGTTATGCTGGTGAAGATAATGCTTTAGGTAAAGCTAATGTTAGATTAATTGATATTGACCGAGCTAATATATTAGGTGTAGATGAATCTGATCCTTACGCTCAAGATGATATTATTACAACTGAACTTCACTTGCCAGTTGGACGCCCAGTATTATTTAAAATGCGTTCTCAAGATGTTTTACACTCTGCGTATATGCCACATTTTAGAGCACAAATGAACTGTGTTCCTGGTATGATAACTCAATTTGGTTTCACACCTACTGTAACAACTGCAGATATGCGTGAAACACCAGAAATGATTGATAAAGTTTCAAACATTAATAAAATAAGAATTGAAAAAAGTAAAGCTTTAGTTGCCAAAGGAGAAGAAGGTTTAGAGCGTTACGAATTTGATTACCTATTATTATGTAACAAGATTTGTGGTACATCACACTACAACATGCAAATGAAAATAATAGTAGAAACTCAAGAAGAATATGATGCCTGGTTAAAAACCCAAAAAGTATTCAAAGATTCTCTAGTTGAAAATAATTAATTAAAAGGTTATAAAAGATATTTAGATTATGTCAGCACACGCAGATACTCACGACGCTCACGACGATCACCACCATAAAGAAACGTTTATTACTAAATATATATTTAGTCAGGATCATAAAATGATTGCCAAACAGTACCTTATTACAGGTACTATAATGGGAGTTATTGGTGTAATGATGTCTTTAATGATGCGTATGCAAATTGCATGGCCAGAAGAGCCAAATGTAATTTTTAAAGCATTATTAGGTA from Lacinutrix sp. 5H-3-7-4 includes the following:
- a CDS encoding TAT-variant-translocated molybdopterin oxidoreductase translates to MSSNKKYWKSVEELKDSSIVETLKQNEFVNEIPTDEFLGDKETLESSSTTRRDFLKYVGFSTAAASLAACEGPVIKSIPYVVQPDSIIPGVANYYATTIADGFDFASVLVKTREGRPIKIENNNLGATDGGANARVNASVLGLYDSLRVKNPMKGDAAISWSTFTSETTQKLNALRDSGKQIVLLTQTFASPSTSKLISEFKEKYGNVNHVIYDAVSESAALDAFQAKYNERGLADYDFSLASTIVGFGADFLGDWQGGGFDTGYSQGRVPKKGKMSRHIQFESNMSLAGANADKRIPLTPNQQKLALAKLHSLIVSGSTFSGSLPAHIEKAVVNAANELRVAESAGVVITGLQDINAQTVVLEINEALSSKAFNPKKPIKTRQGNDKEVMTLVANMKAGKVGAIIMSGVNPLYTLPNASDFAKGLKNTELSVAFSMKADETALVSQYIAAAPHYLESWGDVELKKGHFGLIQPTIRPLFDTKQFQEALLLWNGNTEKYSDYVKNVWNTSILGGASFNQALHDGSFISKTSGDVVEETSEVSEDNMEIPAGNAARALAASATSKGMELTLYTKTGMGDGQQANNPWLQEFPDPITRTSWDNYLTISAKDAQRLEIVNENDATGALNGSYAEVTVNGTKLTVPVIIQPGQAAGSVGLAFGYGRTAGLKEEMQTGKNAYALYQNFKNIQEVTVKKAAGMHEFACVQLQNTLMGRGDIIKETTLEIFNTKDKSAWNAVPMVSLNHEETPVTSPDVDLWDEFDRSVGHHFNLSIDLNACTGCGACVIACHAENNVPVVGKEEIRRSRDMHWLRIDRYYSSEETFEQDDAKKEGFSGLFGDNGSLGGFGELEAASDNPQVAFQPVMCQHCNHAPCETVCPVAATSHGRQGQNHMAYNRCVGTRYCANNCPYKVRRFNWFLYNGNDEFDYFMNDDLGRMVINPDVTVRSRGVMEKCSMCIQLTQKTILDAKREGREIRDGEFKTACSAACTSGAMVFGDINDKNSKVAKLLKDDRMYHLLESVGTKPNVQYHTKVRNTKA
- the nrfD gene encoding NrfD/PsrC family molybdoenzyme membrane anchor subunit, translating into MASHYEAPIRRPLVTGEKSYHDVTVDIAAPVEGKANKQWWIVFSIALVAFLWGIGCIIYTVSTGIGTWGLNKTVGWAWDITNFVWWVGIGHAGTLISAVLLLFRQKWRMAINRSAEAMTIFSVVQAGLFPIIHMGRPWLAYWVLPIPNQFGSLWVNFNSPLLWDVFAISTYLSVSLVFWWTGLLPDFAMLRDRAIKPFQKKIYSLLSFGWTGRAKDWQRFEEVSLVLAGLATPLVLSVHTIVSFDFATSVIPGWHTTIFPPYFVAGAIFSGFAMVNTLLIIMRKVCNLEDYITVQHIELMNIVIMITGSIVGVAYITELFVAWYSGVEFEQYAFLNRATGPYWWAYWAMMSCNVFSPQFMWFKKLRTSIMFSFIISIVVNIGMWFERFVIIVTSLHRDYLPSSWTMFSPTFVDIGIFIGTIGFFFVLFLLYSRTFPVIAQAEVKTILKSSGQRYKNIRERGDSLMGTGSDERTSVYALKEDTTLTPTFAKDDTKVNNLLEGIGTFDPATQTADDLKVINGIGPKMEETLNSIGIFTFAQVSKMTNREYTLLDEITGSFPGRAERDDWSGQAKKLIN
- a CDS encoding DUF3341 domain-containing protein, which produces METSKVIHAIYNDDDVLMAAVKSVKAKKHHIEEIYTPFPVHGLDKAMGLAPTRIAIASFLYGCVGITVATVMMNFIMIEDWPQNIGGKPSFSYLENMPAFVPIMFELTVFFAAHLMVITFYLRSRMWPFKKAENPDPRTTDDHFLMEIPVHGNEKELHDLLSQTGAVEINIIDNAH
- a CDS encoding cytochrome c, whose translation is MKSIIKISILALVVVSIVACKKDSRPNYEYMPNMYESLAYETYQESDAFANGVEAQLPAEGTISRGYTPFDIENTTEGYNLAKDSLQMKLDSTKVDYEKGGPLYAVYCAICHGNKGNGQGKLVKREKILGVPSYDDAGRAITAGSVYHTIYYGKNTMGSYANQLNEEERWQVVAYVLKLKAELEK